TGAGGGCGGTTTTCATAGCCTGAAAAATATGGCTCTGATCAAGTACTCCTCGAACACCAGGCGCAGTGTAAGTACCAGAGGTATCTGTGAACTCAACTTTTTGTCCCTGGAATCGGGTCAGAGTTGATGAATATGCACCTTGGTAGTAAACAGGGACAATCCGGCGACTATGGCTACCCCAGAGGTACTTATAATTCGGATCAGACCCCCAGAAGTGACCGGCATCTTTAGAATTGTGCTTGTTGAAAGTGATGTCCTTGGCGTTATACTTCAACCCTCTGGCTTTGCTGGGGTCAGGATTGGGAGTTAGCTTTGATACAAAGTCATTATTTAGGGTCAGGTAGTGGTCGTGGTCAGCAGTCACAAGTAACAAATTCTTTTGCCAACCACCATTGTTGTTAATCCAAGTAATAACCTGTTGGACTGCCTTGTCAAAATCATTCGTAGTCCCAATCAGGTTATCCATGTTGTCATCATGAGCAGACCAATCGATGTCACCTCCCTCAATCATCAACCAGAAGCCATCTTGGTCTTTACCTAAAACTGTTAAAGCTGCTTTGGCCAAATCAGCCAAAGTGGGATTTTCGTTAATCTCTCTGGCGATGAAGCCAGCGTCAGTTTCACCAGGAGCCAGAGGACGCACAGTATCAGGTGTAGGGCCAGAAACCGGGTTCCCTCCTCCATCAATCACAGGAACACAATCCCCAGCTGTCCCAGGAATGATCTTACCTGATGGACAGTCAGCCGCAGTTTGTCCCGCATTAACGTTGATTGACCTAGCAACTGAGCTATAGAGTGAGCCGTTGTTTAGACCTGTGAGACTATAGTCTCCCTTGGAGGAACTAGTAGGAAGGTTGCCTTCTTGTCCACGGGCACCATATAAACCAAATAATCTGCCTCCATTATTTGGGTCGATTGCCTCAGCCGTGTTTAATAGTGTTTGAGTTGCATTCGGGCCGCGTTCTAAAAAGGTGTAGCCATAACGATTGGATGTAGGGTTGGGGTTATCTCTGAGATGCTCGTAAGTGTCTTGTGTGATATAGGTGTATTGATAGACTGGGCCTGTACTACCTTTATTGTCAAAGTCCAACGGATGACCACCACCTAACAAAACATTCGGTTGAAAGTTTAGTAATGCCTGTTGCAAAATGCTGTCTTGGTTGGTCTTTTTGGGGTCGTACTTACTGTCATACTTGCTACGACGATTGACAAAAGAGGCAGCTGCACCAGGTGTGGCGTGGCTAATAGGTACTGAAGTGACTAAACCTGTAGATTTACTATTTTCCTTGGCAATTTCCAGGATGGTTTTCAACTTCTTTTCATAAATGTCTACTCCCATCGCGTTGTTATAGCTCTTTACACCGGTGTAAAGAGTCGTAGCGGTGTTAGCAGAGTCAGGATAGCTGTACTTGATGTACTCTTTGTCGTATGTACTAGGATTGGCAGGGGTCAAAGGAATCCAGGGAACAGGGCCTCCTCTACTTGGGTCGTAGCCTGTCAAGTTACCATCTGCTAGGCTATTGCCATCAAGTCGCTCGCCAGGATTAAAGGGAGTAGGCTCGAATGAGAAGTTGGGACGAATAGGACTTGCACCAGTGAGTGGATTAGTTCCATCTAGGGCAGAGTTACCTGTTAAATGAGGCTGATTTTCTGGTTTTTCTGGTGTATTTCCTTGAACCGTTGTGCCGTAAGTCGTCACCAGACCATATCCAGTCAGATTTTGAAAGCTCAGACCAGTGCCTTTACCGCTAGTGTAAAAAGGAGCGCCTTTGGCAACCGCTGCGGCCCTTGCCATATTCCAACCCATACCATCGCCAATCATGATAATGACGTTCACCCCATTGCCAGAGGCTAGGGTCGGCTGAAATACATAATTAGCAATTACCAGCAGAACGGTACAAAGAAGACCAGCCATAGTATAAGCCAGCGTTCTCTTATACTTTTGCAAAAATGAAATCATAAAACCTCATGGAATTTGTGTAAATCCAAGCCATGACGGCATGGGAAGAAACACGACTCAAGTCGTTTGAGTCGCAGTGTTTCTCCAAGACCCTCGCCTTTAGGCGAGGGTTAGTGAGGACATTGCCTGTCTCTGTTAATTAAGCAAGTATTAGCTGTTAATACTGATAAAAATTCGGTTCTAGATGAGTTGCAGCGAAGTCTGAGTATGTAGAACTGAGATTTGACCCAGTAGAGGTAGCAGCTGATTTAATAGAGGGAGTGGGTTGACTTGGGTTAAAGGCGGTTGCTGGTTTTTGGTCTAGTCCTCCCAAGGATAGTAGGAAGGCAATCAGTAGACCAGATATCATCCAAGGCAATAAACGCTTGTACTGTTTGAGTAATGAAATCATTGAATCAGCTCCTCTAAGGATGGAAATAATAGCTTTTCTGCTGAAGCGCGATCGCTACACACTTCTGTTTGCAAATCACATAGGCAGGAGGCATTGGTAACATCACCAGCCTGACCGCGTAGACAATTGACGCTCTGAATCACTAAATAAGCAGCAAAAAGCCCTATCAGTACTGCTACTCCTAAGCTGATGACTCCATCCGCCCAAGTCCAATTCAGCCAAATCACCGCGATCGCTGCTAGTACAGCACCGACTGAACTGGCTACATCTGCCAACAAATGAAGAAATGCACCCTTGATATTCAGGTCATGATGGCTACATCCGTGCAGACACAAAGCGTTAATGCTGTTAACCGCTAAACCAATCAATGCTGTTATTAACATTGGTAAGCCGAGAATCTCTGTAGGTGGAGATTGCAACCGCACTACAGCCTCTCTGACGATCCAACCAGCAATACAAAAAAGACCAATACCGTTAATTAGGGCTGCTAAAACTTCTAATCGATAGCGCCCAAACGCAGTCCGCCCAGACATGGATTTCGATATCCAAATTGCCACCAGTGCCACACCTAATGCTGCTACATCCGAAAGAATGTGTTCTGCATCTGCTAAAAGTGATAGGCTATGACTCCAAATTCCTGCACCTAATTCCACACAAAAAAAAGTGCTAAGTAAAACTAAGGCAGTCCGCAATGCCTGAATCTTTTGCTTAACTTGGTTTGATTGTTTGGAGATTAAACTTACAGAGCGACTAGAATCTAACTCAAATACTGAGCTATCTCTCTGATGCTCTTGTGATGAAAGCATCATTTTTACTACTTAAATACCTGTACATCTTAGCTTAAATCTATCAGTGTTATAGTTAACAATTCAATAAGTCAGGTTTAATCTCAGGTAAAAGTTATTAATGCCAGAATTAAATTTTACTTAATTTGTATGTTAATAGCTTGATCAAGTTGCATATAAGCTATGTTTGGTAATGATTATCATTTTGTCATAGTTTTGGTGTTTTGCGATCGCTCCAGAGATCATTGAAAAAGAATAGTGATGGCGACATCCTGGGTCAGTGAGAGTAAAAACACCAAAGCAAACCTTTTAAATCTGGAATAGGAATAGTTTATTAATGCAGGTTTAGTTGTCTTGTAATGTCTTAGTGAATGATTTTGTAACCAATTATGAAGGAGCAAGTACAAAATTTTTAACTAACGTAAACATATCACATAAACTCTGATTCAAGCATATAATTAAGTAAGAATGTGGAAATAATCACTATTACCAACAAATCAGCTATAAAAAATCTATTTTAGATGACATTTTCTAGCTAGCAATTAATATATTATTTACCATGAATTTGCTTAAATCAACAGCATATATTCTGCTGTTAAAAAATCTAATTTAATTATGGAAACAAAGGTATTTGAGCATTATTTGAAGCAGGAATATCTCCTCAAATTAGTTTCAAAGAATATAGCCATCTGGCAGAAATTGTGCTATCAAGGAAATCAGATACTAGAATGCCAGCAAAAAAAATAATTTTAGTAACAATGTAGACTAAATAAAAACGAGTGATTAATTCTCAGTAGGACATTTTTAAATTGAAAATTTTTGTTTATCGAAATTTAATCAGAAGTTTTGTATTTAAAATTATCAAAACATAATTACTTGTCTGAAATCGTCAAATAAATACTAAAGTTAATGTTTCACTGCAACTGAAAACATAATTAAAATACTATCAAGCATAGGAGTTTGCTATGGAGCCTCTTGACCTGAAATGGATACGCGCCCAATTTCCGGCGCTCACACAAAAAATCAACGGTCAACCTGCAATTTTCTTTGATGGGCCTGGTGGTACTCAAGTACCAGGGTCAGTACTAGATGCAATCAGTGACTATCTAGTGAGGTCAAACGCTAATGCACACGGGGCTTTTGCCACAAGTGCGCGTACCGATGCGCTGATTGCCTCAGCTCGTGCTGCGATCGCTGATTTTTTGGGTTGCAATAGTGATGAGGTGGTATTCGGTGCTAACATGACTACGCTCACCTTCGCCGTAAGTCGAGCAATTGGTCGCCAACTGCAACCAGGCGATGAAATTATTGTTACCCGACTTGACCATTCTGCCAATGTTTCTCCTTGGTATGCCTTGGAAGAACTTGGTGCAATTATCCGCGTTGTTGATATCAACCTCGCAGACTGCACCTTAGACATGAGCGATTTGGCACAGCAGATTAATCCGCGCACAAAGTTGGTAGCGGTGAGTTATGCTTCCAACGCTGTAGGGACAATCAACGATGTCGCAGCAATAGTACAGCTTGCCCATGCTGTGGGTGCTTGGGTTTTCGTCGATGCAGTTCATTATGCTCCTCACGCGCCGATTAATGTACATGCACTGGGTTGTGACTTTCTGGCTTGTTCTGCCTACAAGTTTTTC
Above is a window of Nostoc sp. UHCC 0702 DNA encoding:
- a CDS encoding alkaline phosphatase; translation: MISFLQKYKRTLAYTMAGLLCTVLLVIANYVFQPTLASGNGVNVIIMIGDGMGWNMARAAAVAKGAPFYTSGKGTGLSFQNLTGYGLVTTYGTTVQGNTPEKPENQPHLTGNSALDGTNPLTGASPIRPNFSFEPTPFNPGERLDGNSLADGNLTGYDPSRGGPVPWIPLTPANPSTYDKEYIKYSYPDSANTATTLYTGVKSYNNAMGVDIYEKKLKTILEIAKENSKSTGLVTSVPISHATPGAAASFVNRRSKYDSKYDPKKTNQDSILQQALLNFQPNVLLGGGHPLDFDNKGSTGPVYQYTYITQDTYEHLRDNPNPTSNRYGYTFLERGPNATQTLLNTAEAIDPNNGGRLFGLYGARGQEGNLPTSSSKGDYSLTGLNNGSLYSSVARSINVNAGQTAADCPSGKIIPGTAGDCVPVIDGGGNPVSGPTPDTVRPLAPGETDAGFIAREINENPTLADLAKAALTVLGKDQDGFWLMIEGGDIDWSAHDDNMDNLIGTTNDFDKAVQQVITWINNNGGWQKNLLLVTADHDHYLTLNNDFVSKLTPNPDPSKARGLKYNAKDITFNKHNSKDAGHFWGSDPNYKYLWGSHSRRIVPVYYQGAYSSTLTRFQGQKVEFTDTSGTYTAPGVRGVLDQSHIFQAMKTALTSK
- a CDS encoding cation transporter, whose amino-acid sequence is MMLSSQEHQRDSSVFELDSSRSVSLISKQSNQVKQKIQALRTALVLLSTFFCVELGAGIWSHSLSLLADAEHILSDVAALGVALVAIWISKSMSGRTAFGRYRLEVLAALINGIGLFCIAGWIVREAVVRLQSPPTEILGLPMLITALIGLAVNSINALCLHGCSHHDLNIKGAFLHLLADVASSVGAVLAAIAVIWLNWTWADGVISLGVAVLIGLFAAYLVIQSVNCLRGQAGDVTNASCLCDLQTEVCSDRASAEKLLFPSLEELIQ